The Labilibaculum sp. sequence GTGGCTGTGATGTTTGGTTCATCGCTAAAAGCAGAATACGATCCTTTTGGCAACGATTGGATGATTGAAGAAATACTCGACAGAATGAAACGCGGCGAATTGCTGCCTCCGGGAAAATTGTCTGTGAGGAGAATCAATTAAAATTAAAAACATTCTGCAACCCCCGGGAAGAGCGCTTACTTTTGCGAAGGGAGGGTCACAGGGCCGAAGGGTGACTCACTTTTGCGAAGGGCGGGTCACAGGTGCGAAGATTTGGATAATTCTTACGAAGGGCGGGTCACAGGCACGAAGGACGGCCTGCTTTATGCGAAGGGAGTCTCACAGAGACGAAGGGCCAATAGAATGGTGATTCTTCGCAGTTAATACTCATGGTTTCGTGAATTGGAAGCAACCTTTTGTATGGTTCTGCATCAGACAATTAAAGCTTAATGTTATGAGAAAAAAAGTATTGAAGAAGTACAACAAATTAATTGCCGTTCTTTTATCCATTATGGGCATAGGTGGTGCAATTTCTTTTACCGGATGCGATGGTGGTGGAGAGAGTCCTGTTGAGTATGGAACTCCTCATGCAACCTTTAAAATTTACGGAACAGTTACTTCTGAAAGTAAGGTGGCGATACCGAATATTAAAGTGAAAATGCAGTACGATTCTACTTATACGGATGAAAAGGGAGAATACGCCATACAGGTTGTTGAATTTCCTCAGGATCAAAATTTCACAGTTCGGTATGAAGATATTGATGGCAGTGATAATGGCAGTTACCTTTTAAAGGATAGCATTGTAGAGTTTAAGGATCCTCAGTTTGAAAACAGTACAGGATCTTGGGATTTTGGGGAAACGAAAAAGGAAGTAAATATTGAACTATCAGAGGACAAATAATGAATTCGAAACTCTCGTTACGCAAAAAAATAGCTCTTGAACTTTTTAGAAAATACCGGGACAATGCAAAAAAGCTGCATCAGCTCAATTATATATTTTGGGAATGTACCTTGCGCTGCAATTTGAATTGTTTGCATTGCGGCAGCGATTGTAAAAAAGAAGCCTTGGTAAAAGATATGCCCATTTCCGATTTTATTGGTGCTATTGATGATGTATCCGGCATTGTAGAGCCAAATAAAACCATGATTGTTTTAACAGGTGGAGAACCGTTGGTGCGAACTGATTTGGAAATTTGTGGAAAACAATTGTATGAGAGGGGATTTCCTTGGGGAATGGTTTCCAATGGATTTCATCTTACTTCCAAAAGATTGCAATCTCTTTTGCAAGCTGGTTTGCGTGCCGTTACCATTAGTTTGGATGGATTGGAAAATTCGCACAATTGGTTGAGAGGAAATCCAAAAAGTTTTGAAAATGCAGTAAATGCTGTTGGGCTTTTGGCCGAAACGGAAGATCTTAAATTTGATGTAGTTACCTGTGTGAATCAAAAGAATTTTAATGAGTTAGACCAGATCAAGGAGCTGCTTTTATCCAAAGGGGTTAAAGAATGGCGGCTATTCACGGTTTTCCCAATAGGGAGGGCAAAGGAACATAGCGAATTGCAATTGAATCCGGAACAATTTAAGCATCTTTTCGATTTTATTGCAAGGGAAAGAAAAAAAGGCGACATCAAATTGAACTACGGTTGCGAGGGTTTTTTGGGAAATTACGAAGGCGAAGTTCGAGACAACTTGTTTTTCTGCCGGGCGGGTATTAATGTAGCCTCTGTTCTGATAGACGGTTCCATCTCGGCATGTCCAAATCTTCGGGATAACTTTTCGCAGGGAAATATCTATCAAAATGGCTTTAAGACAACCTGGGAGAATGAATATTCTATCTACAGAGATAGAAGTTGGATGAAGACAGGCGAATGTTCCGATTGCAGTTCGTTTAAATATTGCGAAGGGAACGGTATGCACTTACGTGATGAAAAAACCGGGAAATTGTTATTCTGTCATTTAAACAGAATAAAAGAAGGCGAAGAAGCCTGTAAAATGTAGCTTTCCTTAACGTTTAGTGCTTAAATATTCTTCCATTCTGCGATCAAACATCTGGTTTTTCTCCAAGTAATCAGCAAACTTATTGTGCCCCGATTCCTCAATAAACTTCTTTAATTCTTCAAAGGCTTGTTCTTTTTTTTCTTCGATATTCATTCTGTACAGGTTCATGTATTGCTCGGCCTTTCTTTCCCAGGCATAGTTTGTAAGGATAATTTTCTTGAATAGTAAAGCTAGTATCAGACTTGTGAACAGCAAAAACGAATTTGTGATTTCAGGAAAAAAAAGAATCGGTATTATCATTAGAAATATCGGTAAAATGGCCGAAATACAAAATACTCCAATTACCAGATTGTTATAGTATTCGGAAAAATGAACCAATTTCTTTTTTTGCGAGGAATAAAAAATCAGCCAGTTGACAAATAGATTCAGAGCCATGCTATACAAAAGAATTGCAGCCTCACCGGCAGAATTTAAGGAGAAGAAAATAGCAACAAAGAGGATTAAATTGGAAAGAATGAAAGGATAGATGTGATTTTCGGCTGCATCTTTGGTATTGCGATTTTTCATAGTAGGAAATATGATGTTGGCCAAAAGCTTGCCGCTATAAGCCAACACCTAATTTATAATGCCATAATTGTTTTCACTACATTATCTGCACCATCACCAATTTGCGCAATGGTGGCATCAAGCATATAGCAGGGCGTTGTTACAATTTTATTCTCTTTATCGAATACTATTTCACCATGGGTTGTAGAAACATGAGTTGCTCCCATCTTAGAAATTGCTTCAGCAGTTCCTTCGTCTTCGCCAATGGTAACTTCAACTTCACCCAAAACTTTAGCAATAAGGGCAGGAGCTATGCATAAGGCTCCGATTGGCTTTTTAGCTTTGTGCATTGCTTTTATAGCCGATGCAACATCAGGATTTACCTCACATTCGGCACCTGCGAAAGCAAATGTGCATAAATTTTTTGCTGCGCCAAATCCACCGGGAAAAAGAATGGCATCAAACTCATCGGCCGAGAATTCTTTTAGATCTTTGATATTTCCCCGTGCAATTCGAGCAGCTTCAACCAATACATTTCTTGTCTCGGGCATTTCTTTTCCAGTAATATGGTTAATTACATGGTATTGATTGATGTTTGGAGCAAAAATCTGATAGCTTCCTCCGTTTTTTGAAATGGAATATAAGGCTAAGGTTGCTTCATGAATTTCAGAACCATCATAGACACCTGATCCTGCTAGAACAACTGCAAATTTTTTCTTTGAATTCATTTTTAGATACTTTATTTTACTGTTTAAGATGTTTGTTTTAAATAAACGGATATCTGTTCTTTATATTTCATTGCGGAATTAGCCTGAACTAATTCCATTTTTATAAATACAAATTACAAGAATGAAGACGAAACGTATATTTATTGCAATAAAGATAGATAATACACATCAAATTAATGAAGTTTTTCGACAAGTTGGATTTGATTTAAATGAAGAAGCAATAAAATGGGTCAATAAAAACGGACTTCACATTACACTTCTTTTTCTGGGAGAGACCGATATTGAGGAAATTGCCGTGATTACTGATAAATTGAAGACGATTGGAGGTGATTTTGATGCTTTTCGGCTGAATTTGAAATCGATTGGCGCTTTTCCTTCAATCGAGCATCCAAGAATTTTATGGACTGGCATTAATTCAACTTCAGGCTTATATGAACTGCAAATGAAAATTTTAATTCAACTTAAAAAAGAAAAAGTAACCGACGATTATAAATATACTCCTCACCTCACCATTGGCAGAATTAAGGGAGGCGTGAAAAACCCCGAAAAGATAAAGAAATGTCTTCTGAAATTGAAGGATTGGGAGGATAGCGATCTTCTTATCGATAAGTTTGTACTCATGGAAAGTTTACTTACGAAAGATGGACCCGTTTATCATGTTTTGGAAACTTTTAGCTTGAAAAATCAGAATGTGTGAGTTGTTTTTCATTTGTAAAGTGTTGAAATAAATAATTATAAATGACTTTTAAATTTTCCTTTCATCAGTATTTTTTAAATTAATGATTAAATGTAAATTTGGGCTACTTAAAAATATTCGAATATGATTACGATAGAAACATTGGTGTTTAATCACTGGCAGGAAAACACATACATATTGCATGATGAAACAGGGGAGGCAGTCTTGATTGACTGTGGTGTTTTCTTTAAAGACGAAGGCAGAAAGCTGATTGATTTTGTTGAAAAGAAAGGGCTGAAACTGGTAAAACAGTTGAACACACATTTACATATCGATCATGTTTTGGGCAATCAATTTATGAAGGATCAGTTTGGATTGCTTACTGAAGCTCATAAAGATGACGAGTTTTTGCTGGCCGAAGCTCCTAACTACGCAATTCGATTGGGACTCGAGAATGTGGTTGAACCACCTCCGATTGGTAAGCTGATTGAGGAAGGAGACATTATTGAATTTGGAAATTCGGAGTTGAAAGTACTTCATGTTCCCGGACATTCGCCTGGTCATGTGGTGTTTTACAATGAGGAGCAAAAATTTTTAATTGCAGGTGATGTTTTATTCCGCGAAAGTATTGGGCGAACAGATTTACCATACGGAAATTACGAGCAATTAATTGAAGGAATCAAAACTAAACTTTTGATCCTTGATGATGAAGTTTGTGTTTATCCTGGGCATGGTCCGGCAACTTCTATCGGACATGAGAGATCTAAGAATTTGTTTTTAAAAGGATTGAGTTAAATCAAAAAGAAATATTCTAAACCCCATTTTAATATGGGGTTTTTTTGGATCCAAAACAGACTTCGCAACAGGTTGCAAATGTGATAAAAATCATGTTAGTATCGTTCTATAAAACAATTTGTTAAGATGAATTGTTGTTGGATATGAGAATGTTGAATAACAGTGACTAAATTCAGGGTTCAAGCTCCTCGGAAATTTAAATCTTTTACTACTTTTACGTACACAAATATTTTATTAAACAACACCTAATTTAAACAACAATATGGCAACTGAAAAGTTTGTTTCCCGTCACATTGGACCCCGCAATGGCGATATTAAAACAATGTTGGAAACTGTTGGTGCTCCTTCTCTGGAAGCCCTGATTGATGAAACAATCCCTTCAGATATTCGTTTGGAAAAAGCATTAGACCTTCCAAAAGCACTATCAGAATACGAATATTTTTCGAAGATTAAAGGAATTGCTGCTAAAAACAAAGTATTCCGAACATTTATAGGACAAGGGTATTACGATACTATTACTCCTGCTGCTATTCAGCGAAATGTATTGGAAAATCCAGGATGGTATACTCCTTACACACCTTATCAGGCAGAAGTATCACAGGGTAGATTGGAAGCTTTATTGAACTTCCAGACTATGATTTTGGATTTAACCAAAATGGAACTGGCTAATAGTTCTCTTTTAGATGAAGCAACTGCCGTGGGAGAGTCAATGTATATGATGCAGGCTCTTCGTTCCCGTGCTAAGAAAAAGGCTGATGCAAATCAGTTTTTTGTTGATAAGAATGTTTTTGCTCACACGCTTGACGTTTTAACTACTCGTGCAACTCCTCTGGGAATCGAGTTAGTTGTTGGTGATTTCAATACATTCGAATTTTCGGATCAGGTTTTTGGAGCTATCGTTCAATATCCGGCTTCAAACGGCAGTATTCAAGATTATGCAGCTTTTGTTGAGCGTGCTCATCAGGCTGAAGCATTGGTTGCTGTATCTGCTGATTTAATGAGTTTGGTGCTGTTAACTCCTCCAGGTGAGTGGGGTGCTGATATTGTTGTCGGTACATCTCAACGTTTTGGTGTTCCAATGGGATATGGCGGACCACATGCGGCATATATGGCTTGTCGCGAAGCTTACAAAAGAAGCATTCCCGGACGTATTATTGGTGTAACCAAGGATGCTCAGGGAAACAATGCTTTGCGTTTGGCTTTGCAAACCCGGGAACAGCATATTAAACGTGAAAAAGCAACCTCTAATATCTGTACAGCACAAGCCTTGTTAGCTACAATGGCTGGTTTTTATGGTGTTTATCACGGTCAGGAAGGTTTGAAGAGAATTGCATTGCACATTCATTCTGCCGCAGGTATTCTTTCCGAAGGATTAAAATCCTTGGGTTATCAACAAACTGTTGACAACTTCTTTGATACTTTGCAGGTTGTGATTCCTGCCGGGGTTTCTGTTGAGGAAATTCGCAAAGCTGCATTGCAGGCCGAATTCAATTTCTTCTACATTAACGATACTACAATTGGTATTTCAATTGACGAGAAAATTAGCGCAGAGGAATTAAGTGCTGTTCTTACCATTTTCTCAAAAGCAGCAGGTAAAAATGAAGTTGTTGTGGAGGGTATTGAAGATAAAATTTCATTCGATTCAAAATATGCAAGAACAAGTGAATTTCTAACTCTGGATGTATTTAAACGTTACCGTTCCGAAACCGCTTTGATGCGTTACATTAAAAGTTTGGAAAAGAAAGATATTGGATTGAATACATCTATGATTTCTTTGGGATCGTGTACAATGAAGCTGAATGCTGCAGTGGAAATGCTGCCAATTAGCTGGCCGGAGATTGGTGGAATTCATCCGTTTGTTCCTGCTGATCAGGCTTTGGGTTACAAGGAAATCATTGAAGATCTTGAAAAATGGCTTTCGGTTATTACCGGATTTGCAGGTTGTACTTTACAGCCAAATTCAGGTGCTGCTGGTGAGTATACAGGATTAATGGTGATTCGCGAATATCATATATCAAGAGGTGAAGGCCATCGAAATGTGGTTTTAATTCCTTCATCAGCACATGGAACAAATCCTGCCTCGGTTACAATGGCTGGAATGAAAGTTGTGATTGTAAACTGCGATGAAAACGGAAACGTAGAATTTGAGGACTTAAAAGCGAAAGCAGAAAATCATAAAGATGATTTGTGTGCATACATGATCACCTATCCGTCAACACATGGTGTGTTCGAAACAGGTATTAAGGCGATGATGAATCTGATTCATGAAAACGGAGGACAGGTTTACATGGATGGAGCGAATATGAATGCTCAGGTTGGTCTAACAAATCCGGGTACAATTGGTGCTGATGTTTGTCATTTAAATCTTCATAAAACATTTGCAATTCCTCATGGTGGCGGCGGACCTGGTGTTGGTCCAATAGCTGTGGCTGAACATTTGGTGCAATTCTTACCTTCTCACAAATTTGTGAAAACCGGTGGCGAAAATGCAATTACTGCAGTGGCAGCAGCTCCGTTTGGATCTGCAAGTGTATTGCCAATTACCTATGGATACATTGCCATGTTAGGCGCTGAAGGCTTGGAGAAAGTTACAAAAATGGCAATTTTGAATGCCAATTACCTGGCTTCCTCTTTTGAGAAATTAGGTTTCAAAATTTTATATAAGGGAGCAAAAGGGCGCGTTGGTCATGAAATGATTTTTGACTGCCGCGAGTTCAATAAATCTGTAGGAATTACCGATACCGATATCGCTAAGCGATTGATGGATTATGGGTTTCACGCTCCAACATTATCTTTTCCTGTTCATGGTACATTAATGGTTGAACCAACCGAAAGTGAGCCATTGGAAGAGATGGATCGTTTCATTGAAGCATTGGCGAAAATTAATGAAGAAATGAAAGAGATTGAAGATGGTGTTGCTGATGTTTCTGACAATGTGTTGAAAAATGCACCTCACACACATAGGGTATTAACTGCTGATGAGTGGAATCATACATACAATCGTCAAAAAGCAGCTTATCCATTAAGTTGGGTTGCTGATAATAAATTTTGGCCTTCAGTTGCTCGTGTTGATGATGCTTTTGGCGATAGGAACCTAATGTGTACATGTGCACCATTAGAAGCTTATTTGGAAGAACATATCGATGTTGACTAACTAGTCTATCAGATTAATATTTAAAAATCCGGTAAGTTAATTCTTATCGGATTTTTTTGTGGAAATTCGAACGAAATCCAGTGCACAAAAAAGGAGGCTGCCCCGGCCTCCTTTTTGTTCTATTACTAACCCTAAAATTTAACTATGAAAATAATGAATTGAAGAAATTCATTAAATCTACGTTTGTTTACGTTAGGGGTATGAAAAAGTTTTCGTTGGTTAGAGCTTAGAGTTTAAATTTATTTTGGTTGATTTTCATAAAAGTGACTCTTTCCCTTTTGTTCCAAGTCTTTCGTTGATACAAAAAAAAAATGAAAAAAAATGAAAAAAAAGACAATTCTCTCTTTACTTAACTAAATGTTTTAAGTGTCATTAGTTCAGGTGTTTAAACTAATTTAAAATGGAATTGTGAAATTTAAAATTCATTTTCGATCACCATACTCAAAATGTCTTTTAATTCTTTATTCATTGCTTTTACCTGCTTAGGAATAAAACTATTTGCAGTCATCCCGGGAACAGTATTGGCTTCGAGGATGAAAATTTCGTTTTTTCGAAGCATGTAATCAACCCGAACAATTCCCTTGCACTTTAAAGCGTCATAAATTTCCGAAGATAAATTTTGTATTTGAAGTGTAAGCTCTTCTGAAATTCTCGCTGGCGTAATTTCATCAGCCATTGTGGGATCGTATTTGGCTTCGTAATCGAAGAATTCCTTTTTAGGCAATACCTCTGTTACTGGAAATACGAGGGATTCATTTTTTGTTTTCACCAAGCCACAGGTAAATTCCAATCCGTCTATGAATTCTTCGATGATTACTTCTTTTCCTTCACCAAAAGCTTTGGCAATGGCTTCATCCAGTTCATCAACTTTTTTAACTTTTGTGATACCAAAACTTGAACCATCAGCATTTGGTTTCACAAAACAAGGCATGCCCAGATTTTCATTTATTGCTTGGGTCGAATAGTTTTGGTCTATTTTAAGAAGAATCGATTTGGCAACCTTAAAGCCCAACGATTTTAAATAGGAATTACAAGCATGCTTATTAAAACTAAGCGAACTGCTAAAAACATCGCAGGTTGAATGGGGAACAGCAAGTAATTTTAAATATCCCTGCAAAATTCCATTTTCACCGGGAGTTCCATGAATTCCAATATACGCGAAATCAAACTTTACCTTACCTTCTTCAGTACTAAAACTAAAATCATTTTTATCGATCGGATAATATCGATCGTCGATTTTTACATTCCAATCTGTTCCTTTTAGTATTACTA is a genomic window containing:
- a CDS encoding radical SAM-associated putative lipoprotein → MRKKVLKKYNKLIAVLLSIMGIGGAISFTGCDGGGESPVEYGTPHATFKIYGTVTSESKVAIPNIKVKMQYDSTYTDEKGEYAIQVVEFPQDQNFTVRYEDIDGSDNGSYLLKDSIVEFKDPQFENSTGSWDFGETKKEVNIELSEDK
- a CDS encoding TIGR04133 family radical SAM/SPASM protein, encoding MNSKLSLRKKIALELFRKYRDNAKKLHQLNYIFWECTLRCNLNCLHCGSDCKKEALVKDMPISDFIGAIDDVSGIVEPNKTMIVLTGGEPLVRTDLEICGKQLYERGFPWGMVSNGFHLTSKRLQSLLQAGLRAVTISLDGLENSHNWLRGNPKSFENAVNAVGLLAETEDLKFDVVTCVNQKNFNELDQIKELLLSKGVKEWRLFTVFPIGRAKEHSELQLNPEQFKHLFDFIARERKKGDIKLNYGCEGFLGNYEGEVRDNLFFCRAGINVASVLIDGSISACPNLRDNFSQGNIYQNGFKTTWENEYSIYRDRSWMKTGECSDCSSFKYCEGNGMHLRDEKTGKLLFCHLNRIKEGEEACKM
- the elbB gene encoding isoprenoid biosynthesis glyoxalase ElbB, translating into MNSKKKFAVVLAGSGVYDGSEIHEATLALYSISKNGGSYQIFAPNINQYHVINHITGKEMPETRNVLVEAARIARGNIKDLKEFSADEFDAILFPGGFGAAKNLCTFAFAGAECEVNPDVASAIKAMHKAKKPIGALCIAPALIAKVLGEVEVTIGEDEGTAEAISKMGATHVSTTHGEIVFDKENKIVTTPCYMLDATIAQIGDGADNVVKTIMAL
- the thpR gene encoding RNA 2',3'-cyclic phosphodiesterase, whose product is MKTKRIFIAIKIDNTHQINEVFRQVGFDLNEEAIKWVNKNGLHITLLFLGETDIEEIAVITDKLKTIGGDFDAFRLNLKSIGAFPSIEHPRILWTGINSTSGLYELQMKILIQLKKEKVTDDYKYTPHLTIGRIKGGVKNPEKIKKCLLKLKDWEDSDLLIDKFVLMESLLTKDGPVYHVLETFSLKNQNV
- a CDS encoding MBL fold metallo-hydrolase: MITIETLVFNHWQENTYILHDETGEAVLIDCGVFFKDEGRKLIDFVEKKGLKLVKQLNTHLHIDHVLGNQFMKDQFGLLTEAHKDDEFLLAEAPNYAIRLGLENVVEPPPIGKLIEEGDIIEFGNSELKVLHVPGHSPGHVVFYNEEQKFLIAGDVLFRESIGRTDLPYGNYEQLIEGIKTKLLILDDEVCVYPGHGPATSIGHERSKNLFLKGLS
- the gcvP gene encoding aminomethyl-transferring glycine dehydrogenase gives rise to the protein MATEKFVSRHIGPRNGDIKTMLETVGAPSLEALIDETIPSDIRLEKALDLPKALSEYEYFSKIKGIAAKNKVFRTFIGQGYYDTITPAAIQRNVLENPGWYTPYTPYQAEVSQGRLEALLNFQTMILDLTKMELANSSLLDEATAVGESMYMMQALRSRAKKKADANQFFVDKNVFAHTLDVLTTRATPLGIELVVGDFNTFEFSDQVFGAIVQYPASNGSIQDYAAFVERAHQAEALVAVSADLMSLVLLTPPGEWGADIVVGTSQRFGVPMGYGGPHAAYMACREAYKRSIPGRIIGVTKDAQGNNALRLALQTREQHIKREKATSNICTAQALLATMAGFYGVYHGQEGLKRIALHIHSAAGILSEGLKSLGYQQTVDNFFDTLQVVIPAGVSVEEIRKAALQAEFNFFYINDTTIGISIDEKISAEELSAVLTIFSKAAGKNEVVVEGIEDKISFDSKYARTSEFLTLDVFKRYRSETALMRYIKSLEKKDIGLNTSMISLGSCTMKLNAAVEMLPISWPEIGGIHPFVPADQALGYKEIIEDLEKWLSVITGFAGCTLQPNSGAAGEYTGLMVIREYHISRGEGHRNVVLIPSSAHGTNPASVTMAGMKVVIVNCDENGNVEFEDLKAKAENHKDDLCAYMITYPSTHGVFETGIKAMMNLIHENGGQVYMDGANMNAQVGLTNPGTIGADVCHLNLHKTFAIPHGGGGPGVGPIAVAEHLVQFLPSHKFVKTGGENAITAVAAAPFGSASVLPITYGYIAMLGAEGLEKVTKMAILNANYLASSFEKLGFKILYKGAKGRVGHEMIFDCREFNKSVGITDTDIAKRLMDYGFHAPTLSFPVHGTLMVEPTESEPLEEMDRFIEALAKINEEMKEIEDGVADVSDNVLKNAPHTHRVLTADEWNHTYNRQKAAYPLSWVADNKFWPSVARVDDAFGDRNLMCTCAPLEAYLEEHIDVD
- a CDS encoding D-alanine--D-alanine ligase — translated: MKRTIAVIAGGDSAEFEISLQTSNHIFSCLDAEKYTPYLVILKGTDWNVKIDDRYYPIDKNDFSFSTEEGKVKFDFAYIGIHGTPGENGILQGYLKLLAVPHSTCDVFSSSLSFNKHACNSYLKSLGFKVAKSILLKIDQNYSTQAINENLGMPCFVKPNADGSSFGITKVKKVDELDEAIAKAFGEGKEVIIEEFIDGLEFTCGLVKTKNESLVFPVTEVLPKKEFFDYEAKYDPTMADEITPARISEELTLQIQNLSSEIYDALKCKGIVRVDYMLRKNEIFILEANTVPGMTANSFIPKQVKAMNKELKDILSMVIENEF